CGTGGCCAGGCGCGGGCCGAAGCGCGCGGCCTGGACGTGCGCCTGCACGCGGGTGACGCGCGCGCCTTCGTCCCCGACGCGCCCTGCGACGCGGCCTTCAACTGGTGGACGAGCTTCGGCTACTCGGCCGACGACGACGACAACCAGCGCATGCTCGCGCGCGCCTTCGAGAGCCTGCGCCCGGGAGGTCGCTTCGCCCTCGACACGATGAACCTCCCCGGCGTGCTGCGCGGCTTCCAGCCGAGCGTGGTGACCCGGCGCGAGACGCCGCGCGGGGAGGTGACGCTGGTGCGGGAGACGCGGCTCGATCTCGGCCAGGGAATGATGCACAAGACGTGGACGTACTTCTTGCCGAGCGGTGAGCGCGTGAGCCACCAGAGCGCGGTGCGGCTCTACCTGCCGCACACCCTCGTCGCGTTGCTGGAGGACGTGGGCTTCGAGGACGTGACGCTCTACGGCAGCGTGGGGGGAGATCCGCTGTCGCTCGACGGGGCGCGGTGCATCGCCGTCGCGCGGAGGCCGGCGTGACGGACTGGGCGTCGACGCGGCGCGCGCTCTACGCGGGGGAGCGCCTGCTGCTCCCGCCCACCGACGCGTCGCTCGAGGCGGTGGACGCGGCGCGCGCGCTGCTGGCGCGAGAGCTCGGGCTGGACGACGTCCGGCGCGCGCACGAGCGGCTCTCGCCGGAGGCGCTGTTCGAGCGCATCGGTCGCGTGCGACGCGCGCTCTTCCTCGAGCCCTCCTGGCACGACCGCGTGCGGGACGTGATCGCGGCGTGCGGCGTCGAGCCGGGCGGCGTCGCCTTCGACCCGATCCGACTCCGCGTGGTCTCGCACCGAGGTCACGAGAACCCCCGCGCGAAGGCCGTCTATCTCGCCCACCGGGACACCTGGTACGCCCACTCGCAGTCGGTGATCACCTGGTGGATCCCCCTCGACGATCTGCCGGAGGAGGAGACCTTCGTCTTCTACCCCGAGCGCTTCGACCGACCGGTCCCCAACGAGTCCGAGATCTTCGAGTACGGCGCCTGGGTGCGCGAGGGCTGGGACCTGAAGATCGGCTGGCAGAACCGGGACCACGGCCTGAAGGCCAAGTACCCGGGCGTGATCGGCGAGCCCGACCCGGGGCGCGCCGAGGGCTTCGCGTGCCGACGCGGCGAGAACCTCCTCTTCAGCGGGGCGCAGTTCCACCAGACGCGCCCGCAGGCGCGCGACACGACCCGCTACAGCCTCGACTTCCGCGTCGTCTGCCTCGCCGATCACGAGGCCGGGCTCGGCGCGCCCAACGTCGACAACCGCTCGCGCGGCGAGGCGCTCACCGACTACGTGCGCACCGAGCGATGAGCCTGCTGGCGGAGATCCACGCCCACGCGACGGAGCGACCGGACGCGATCGCCATCGCGGAGCGGGGCCGACCCGCCCTCAGCTACCGCGCGCTCGTCGAGGCCGCGGCCGCGCTCGCCGCCCGGCTGCGCGCCGAAGGCGTCGGCCCCGAGCAGGTGGTGGCGCTCGCGATGGAGAAGTCGACCGAGTGGGTGATCGGCGCGCTCGCCGCGTGGTGGTGCGGAGCCGCCTGGATGCCGCTGGACCCGGGCCTCCCCGCGGTCAGGCGTCGACGTCTCCTTCGCGTGGCGGACGCGAAGATGGCGCTCGTCTCGCCGCGCACCGGCCACGCCGAGGCGCTCCCCCGCGCGATCCCGGTCACGCTCGAGCGCGGGGAGGGAGCGGCGCCGTTCGCGCGCGTCCCCGCGG
Above is a genomic segment from Sandaracinaceae bacterium containing:
- a CDS encoding methyltransferase domain-containing protein, coding for MSWWEGLYDELLADVLLERADDDDVQTIRFLFDRLGLAAGQRAFDQCCGIGSLALPLAARGLSVVGVDQAAAYVERGQARAEARGLDVRLHAGDARAFVPDAPCDAAFNWWTSFGYSADDDDNQRMLARAFESLRPGGRFALDTMNLPGVLRGFQPSVVTRRETPRGEVTLVRETRLDLGQGMMHKTWTYFLPSGERVSHQSAVRLYLPHTLVALLEDVGFEDVTLYGSVGGDPLSLDGARCIAVARRPA